One window of Stigmatopora nigra isolate UIUO_SnigA chromosome 14, RoL_Snig_1.1, whole genome shotgun sequence genomic DNA carries:
- the flrt1b gene encoding leucine-rich repeat transmembrane protein FLRT1: protein MATESVADLRDWLFVLLLCLTLLAEVLELAAAAIAMESGEGDEGIVCPSVCRCDEGFVYCNDRGLGLIPPLPLTAAILYLQSNRLSNAGLPQSLERSTSIRVIYLYANQLDEFPIHLPPSLRELHLQDNNIRTLPRSSLAKLPLLERLHLDDNSISTVSIQERAFSGTPRLRLLFLSRNHLSSIPAGLPASLEELRLDDNRINTIPTHAFRGLSSLRRLVLDGNLLANTRIADDTFSRLANLTELSLVRNALQSPPVNLPSAHLVRLHLQDNGMTHIPRGALDGMRRLQKLDLSGNNLTALPRGLLKDTDSLELLLLRGNPWYCSCGLRWLHAWLHSWGAAVTVRGLTCLTPEAVKGQSLKDLTYLMEQCEGPPAGNPSEKNGGGDDSVRGDGQAVVSAPRGSTATNSLLVPTQGSLFTLRAKRPGLVMPLAPGGEGHASGEALELTVKALSSDSVLVSWLCPQAAPSFRLSWLRLGTSAALGSITETLVPGERRQYHLTQLTPRSHYLICLLPLRQETFLGSNAGAPRGGGGVESNSKDSSPACAQIETGEAAANSRGDGSDKGTQDSELTALPLAGIIGGATALVSLLLIFAIFCWYGQRTSYKSGGSNSYTRGRGAKNYDDYVESGTKKDNSILEIRAPPAGFQMTTMAHQPLQPKLEDVTYIHTIFPSSSSSASQANGTYRSGHRTASLNGTIVSQGSHHHVTYGTNRGYREGGVPDIDYAYT, encoded by the coding sequence ATGGCGACCGAAAGTGTGGCCGACCTTCGCGATTGGCTCTTCGTACTCCTCCTGTGCCTCACCTTACTGGCCGAGGTACTAGAACTGGCGGCGGCCGCCATCGCCATGGAGAGCGGCGAAGGCGACGAAGGAATCGTTTGCCCCTCTGTCTGCCGCTGCGACGAGGGTTTCGTCTACTGCAACGACCGAGGACTGGGTCTAATCCCGCCGCTACCGCTGACGGCGGCCATTCTCTACCTGCAGAGCAACCGACTGAGCAACGCCGGCCTGCCGCAGTCGCTAGAGCGCAGCACTTCCATACGAGTCATCTACTTGTACGCCAACCAGTTGGACGAGTTCCCGATCCACCTGCCGCCTTCGTTGCGCGAACTGCATTTGCAGGATAACAACATTCGGACGTTACCACGATCGTCTCTGGCCAAGTTACCGCTACTGGAGCGTTTACACTTGGATGACAATTCCATCTCGACGGTGAGCATCCAGGAGCGGGCTTTTTCTGGGACGCCGCGGCTCCGGCTGCTCTTCCTCTCCCGGAACCATCTGTCCAGCATCCCCGCCGGCCTCCCGGCGTCCCTGGAGGAGCTACGATTGGACGACAACAGGATCAACACCATCCCCACCCACGCTTTCCGAGGACTTTCCTCCCTACGTCGACTAGTCCTGGACGGGAACCTGCTCGCCAACACCCGCATCGCCGACGACACTTTCTCCCGCCTGGCTAATCTGACGGAGCTGTCGCTGGTCCGAAACGCCTTGCAGTCCCCCCCGGTCAACCTCCCTTCGGCTCATCTGGTTCGCCTACACTTGCAGGACAACGGCATGACCCACATACCGCGAGGGGCTTTGGACGGCATGCGGCGTCTCCAGAAACTGGACCTTTCGGGGAACAACTTGACGGCTCTTCCTCGAGGGCTTCTCAAAGACACTGACAGCCTGGAGCTACTCCTACTGCGGGGAAACCCGTGGTACTGTAGTTGCGGCCTGCGCTGGCTCCACGCTTGGCTTCACAGCTGGGGGGCCGCCGTAACGGTCAGGGGTTTAACCTGCCTGACGCCAGAGGCGGTGAAAGGTCAGTCCCTGAAAGACCTCACCTATCTAATGGAGCAGTGCGAAGGACCGCCGGCCGGCAACCCCTCCGAAAAGAACGGAGGCGGCGACGATAGCGTCAGGGGGGACGGGCAGGCCGTGGTCTCGGCTCCCCGCGGCAGTACGGCCACTAACTCTTTACTGGTCCCCACCCAGGGGTCCCTATTCACGCTCCGGGCCAAGCGACCGGGTCTGGTCATGCCTCTAGCCCCCGGTGGGGAAGGACACGCCTCCGGAGAGGCCCTGGAGCTAACCGTCAAAGCCCTCTCTTCGGACAGCGTCCTAGTCAGCTGGTTGTGCCCCCAGGCGGCGCCCTCTTTCCGCCTCTCGTGGCTGAGGTTGGGTACCAGCGCGGCCCTGGGTTCCATCACAGAGACTCTGGTTCCGGGGGAGAGACGGCAGTACCATTTAACCCAACTCACGCCACGCTCGCATTACCTTATTTGCCTGCTGCCCTTACGCCAGGAGACCTTTCTGGGCTCCAACGCGGGGGCCCctcgtggcggcggcggcgtggaaAGCAACAGTAAGGATTCTAGTCCGGCCTGCGCTCAAATAGAAACCGGAGAGGCCGCGGCCAACTCCAGGGGGGACGGGTCCGACAAGGGCACGCAAGACTCGGAGCTAACGGCCCTGCCCTTGGCGGGGATCATCGGGGGTGCCACGGCGTTAGTGAGCCTACTACTCATCTTTGCTATTTTCTGCTGGTACGGACAGAGAACCAGCTACAAATCGGGGGGTTCCAATTCGTACACTCGAGGGCGAGGGGCTAAAAATTATGACGATTACGTAGAGTCGGGTACCAAGAAAGACAATTCCATACTAGAGATCCGAGCGCCTCCGGCGGGCTTTCAGATGACGACCATGGCTCACCAGCCCCTGCAGCCTAAACTGGAGGACGTGACCTACATCCACACCATTTTCCCGTCTTCTTCGTCCTCGGCATCCCAGGCCAACGGGACGTACCGCAGCGGGCACCGGACGGCCAGCCTCAACGGCACCATCGTCAGCCAGGGCAGCCACCATCACGTCACCTACGGCACCAACCGCGGCTACAGAGAGGGCGGCGTCCCCGACATAGACTACGCCTACACGTGA